Genomic segment of Deltaproteobacteria bacterium:
GGCCTCGCGCAAGATAGCCATCTCCTCGTCCGTCAAGGGCTCACCGGTATAGTTCCGCCCACTGCGGCGAGTCCGTAAGACCTCTATGAACTCCATGATTCTTCTCCTTTTCAGTCGAGCCAAAGATCCCGGGCCTCGCGAACCAGAACCGCCGCTCCCCAGACCAAAGCCAACAGGCAAAGCGCCGCTCCGAAAACATGGACGCCCAGTCCCAGGGCCTCAGCCTGATGCAGCAAGCCCCATTGCGTCAACAAAACATTCCAGTCGTGGTATCCAGGAACGTCCCGGCCGGTGACACCGCCCAGAAGCATCAGTTGCTGGACCCGGCCATCGGCCACGTACGGGGCCACGTCAAGCAGGCTTTCCCCGGCCCACCACAGGCCCACGACTGCCCCGAAAGCGTCCTCGGTCCTCAGAAGCAGGACTAGGCAGCAGACCAGTGGAACCAAAACCTGCATCAGACTCCCACCCAGCACGGTCATTGTCCGGCCTAGGGGGATGAAGACGATGTGCCCGGCCTCGTGAAAGACGAGGTTCACTCCATGGAGCCAGGACGACCCGGCCGTGTTTGAGGCCACCGGAGCCAAGACGAACAGAGCTGTCAAAACCAAGAGAACTGCCAGCAATAGGGCCCTCAGCGCCCAGGACACCGGGTTGACGTCAACCCTCTCAGGCATGAGGCGCCCCCAAAAGGAACTCCAGGCCCGGTTGTCGTTCCGGACTTGGGATTCGGCCTTCATTTCGGCCAGAAATTCCCTGTACCGGACAAACACGACGCCGCATCGGGGACACTCTTCCCGGCCTTCGGAAACCTGCGCCCGGCATTTTGGGCATTTCATGGACGTTCGTCAGATCCGCTCGAAATATCGGCCTAGCCTCTCCAATCCTTCCCGGATCCGGGCCAGGGAGTTGGCATAGGACAGACGGATGCAGCCCTCCCCGCCGGGGCCGAAATCCACTCCCGGAGTCACGCCCACTCCGGCCCGCTCGAGGATGTCCCGGCACAGGGCCAGGGAACTGCCTTTGAACTTGGCGGCCATTTCCGGCACGGGAATGAAGACGTAGAAGGCCCCGGTGGGCCTGGCCGGAAGATGAAAGCCCATAACCTGGAGGGTGTCGATCATGAAGCGTCGTCGCTCGTCGTAGACGGCCCGCATCCGGGCCACGTCCCGGGCGGCCTCCCGGAGGGCGGTCACGCCGGCCCATTGGGCCATGCTGTTGGCGCAGATGAACAGGTTCTGGGCCAGGCAGCGCATGGCCGAAACGGCCCAGTCCGGAACAACGACGTAGCCTAGCCGAAATCCCGTCATGGCGAAGGCCTTGGAAAAACCATTCAGGACAAAGGCCTGGTCGTCGAACTCCAAAAGGCTGCGCTCCTCGCCCTCGTAGATCAGCCCGTGATAGATCTCGTCGGACACAAGAATGAAGCGCCGATCCCTGGCCAGCCTGGCCAGGTCGGTCATGGTCTGGGTATCCAGAACCGTGCCCGTCGGGTTGGCCGGAGAGTTGACCACAACTGCCCGGACGCGACCGCCTTCGGCATCGAGCTTGACAATCAGGTCGGAAATATCGAGGCGGTAGCCCTTTTCGGGCCGAAGCGGCACGGTCACCGGCTCGCCTCCGGCCAGACGGATGAAATTGGCGTAGCAGGCGTACCCGGGGTCGGTGATGACCACCTTGTCTCCCGGTTCCAGCAGGGCCGTGAAAACCAGAAGCATGGCCGGTGACGTTCCCTGGGTGACAAATATCCGCCCAGGATCCAGGGCCAGGCCATGGGCCCCGCCGTATCTCCCGGCAATGATCTCCCGGAGTTCGATGATGCCCTGACTGTGCGTGTAGTGGGTCCGGCCCTCGGCCAGTGCCCGACAGGCCGCAGCCTTGATGCACTCGGGCGTTTCGAAATCGGGTTCGCCGATCTCGAGGTGGACGATGTCCCGGCCTTCGCGCTCCAAGGCGTGGGCCCGCTCTAGAATGTCCATGACCAGAAAGGAACTCGTTTTTGCGGCCCGGTCGCACACCTTCATGGCCGTATCTCCTTCAATCCACGGCCAGGACCAGGCCCTTGAGGTATTCACCTTCGGGAAAGGCCAAATCCACCGGATGGTCCGCCGCCTGGGTCATCCGTCCGACGATTCTCACCCGGCGGCCGGAATCCAGGGCCGCCCCGGCCACGATCTTTTGGAACAAGGAGGCGTCAACTAGGCCCGAGCAGGAAAAGGTGATGACGAATCCCCCAGGCCTGGCCAGACCCATGGCCAGCAAATTAATATCCTTGTATCCTCGTGCGGCCCGCTCCACGTGGGCCTTGGAGTCGGCGAACTTGGGTGGATCGAGAATAACCAGGTCGAAGCGCCGCCCCTCGGCACGATAGGCACGAAGTCGGCTGAACACGTCGGCCTCCTCGTACTCACTTGCTCCTAAAAACCCGTTCAGGTCCGACGAGGCCCGGCAGAGATCCAGGGCCTCGGCCGAGCTGTCGAGATGGACGACTCTCCCGGATCCGGCGGCAAGGGCGGCCAGGCCGAATCCTCCGCTGTAAGAAAAGCAATTCAGGACTTCCCCGCCGGAATGAACGAAACGCCCCATGGCCGCCCGATTCTCGCGCTGGTCGAGATAGAAACCGGTCTTGTGTCCCTTGCGGACATCCACCAGGAACCGTAACCCATTTTCCACGATCTCGATCCGTGCCGGAGGCTCCGCCCCGGCCAGCAGACCAGCCCGGGGCTGCAGGCCTTCCTTCCGCCGGACCTCGGCCTCGGACCGTTCATATATTCCGTCCCAAGGTCCGAGACCGGAAAGGCCCTCCACGACGGTTTCCCGCCAAGCCTCTGCCCCGGCCGAAAGAAACGAGACGACCAGAAAACCATCATAGCGGTCCACGACGAGCCCGGGCAGTCCGTCGGATTCG
This window contains:
- a CDS encoding zinc ribbon domain-containing protein, producing the protein MKCPKCRAQVSEGREECPRCGVVFVRYREFLAEMKAESQVRNDNRAWSSFWGRLMPERVDVNPVSWALRALLLAVLLVLTALFVLAPVASNTAGSSWLHGVNLVFHEAGHIVFIPLGRTMTVLGGSLMQVLVPLVCCLVLLLRTEDAFGAVVGLWWAGESLLDVAPYVADGRVQQLMLLGGVTGRDVPGYHDWNVLLTQWGLLHQAEALGLGVHVFGAALCLLALVWGAAVLVREARDLWLD
- a CDS encoding pyridoxal phosphate-dependent aminotransferase gives rise to the protein MKVCDRAAKTSSFLVMDILERAHALEREGRDIVHLEIGEPDFETPECIKAAACRALAEGRTHYTHSQGIIELREIIAGRYGGAHGLALDPGRIFVTQGTSPAMLLVFTALLEPGDKVVITDPGYACYANFIRLAGGEPVTVPLRPEKGYRLDISDLIVKLDAEGGRVRAVVVNSPANPTGTVLDTQTMTDLARLARDRRFILVSDEIYHGLIYEGEERSLLEFDDQAFVLNGFSKAFAMTGFRLGYVVVPDWAVSAMRCLAQNLFICANSMAQWAGVTALREAARDVARMRAVYDERRRFMIDTLQVMGFHLPARPTGAFYVFIPVPEMAAKFKGSSLALCRDILERAGVGVTPGVDFGPGGEGCIRLSYANSLARIREGLERLGRYFERI
- a CDS encoding 23S rRNA (cytosine(1962)-C(5))-methyltransferase RlmI (SAM-dependent;catalyzes the methylation of cytosine at position 1962 of the 23S rRNA), with the translated sequence MENEVCSIRLKAGREKSLLRRHPWIFSGAVQEVMGIPGHGDTIRVLDSRGNFLAWAAWSPASQIRARIWSFDPEESVDTAFFRRRLEAAVRARTGLVSASKAPGIRLVNAESDGLPGLVVDRYDGFLVVSFLSAGAEAWRETVVEGLSGLGPWDGIYERSEAEVRRKEGLQPRAGLLAGAEPPARIEIVENGLRFLVDVRKGHKTGFYLDQRENRAAMGRFVHSGGEVLNCFSYSGGFGLAALAAGSGRVVHLDSSAEALDLCRASSDLNGFLGASEYEEADVFSRLRAYRAEGRRFDLVILDPPKFADSKAHVERAARGYKDINLLAMGLARPGGFVITFSCSGLVDASLFQKIVAGAALDSGRRVRIVGRMTQAADHPVDLAFPEGEYLKGLVLAVD